The Neofelis nebulosa isolate mNeoNeb1 chromosome X, mNeoNeb1.pri, whole genome shotgun sequence genome has a segment encoding these proteins:
- the UBL4A gene encoding ubiquitin-like protein 4A, translated as MQLTVKALQGRECSLQVSEDEPVSTLKHLVSEKLNVPVRQQRLLFKGKALADGKRLSDYSVGPNSKLNLVVKPLEKVLLEESAARRLAEAPPPPPPAWQLISKVLARHFSAADASRVLDQLQRDYERSLNRLTLDDIERLASRFLHPEVTEAMEKGFSK; from the exons ATGCAGCTGACGGTGAAAGCGCTCCAGGGCCGTGAGTGCAGCCTGCAG GTGTCGGAGGACGAGCCGGTGTCCACGCTGAAACATCTGGTCTCCGAGAAGCTGAACGTCCCGGTGCGCCAGCAGCGGCTGCTGTTCAAGGGCAAGGCCCTGGCAG ATGGGAAAAGACTCTCCGATTACAGCGTTGGGCCCAATTCCAAGCTCAACCTAGTGGTCAAACCTCTGGAGAAGGTGTTACTGGAAGAAAGCGCTGCCCGGAGACTGGCCGAGGCCCCGCCGCCACCCCCACCGGCCTGGCAGCTGATCTCCAAAGTCTTGGCCCGCCACTTCAGCGCGGCAGATGCCAGCAGAGTCCTGGATCAACTACAGAGG GATTACGAGAGGTCCCTGAACCGCCTGACGCTGGATGACATCGAACGCTTGGCTAGCCGCTTTCTGCACCCCGAAGTAACTGAAGCCATGGAGAAGGGGTTCTCCAAATAA
- the LAGE3 gene encoding EKC/KEOPS complex subunit LAGE3 encodes MQPLSRPPTGRAAGPVLEGRGQRRSAATMQAAAADTGGPAGGADNSREGQGQGQGGCGGLCSAGTEAAVAGAAPRVPRPQHAPGPGGDALSAAGRPETRTHIFALGVPFPSHLEAEIACASLAPDREPHGGIVEKQLTVTDSVLAVRWRAENSRLLRISIINFLDQLSLVIRTMQRFGPPVSR; translated from the exons ATGCAGCCCCTCAGCCGCCCGCCGACTGGGCGAGCGGCCGGGCCTGTGCTCGAAGGGCGGGGTCAGAGGCGGAGCGCGGCGACCATGCAGGCGGCAGCCGCAGACACAGGCGGCCCGGCGGGCGGCGCCGACAACAGCCgggagggccagggccagggccagggcggCTGTGGCGGCCTTTGCAGCGCAGGCACGGAGGCCGCGGTCGCCGGCGCAGCTCCGCGTGTCCCGCGACCACAGCACGCCCCGGGGCCAGGCGGAGATGCCCTCTCCGCGGCCGGAAGGCCGGAAACCCGAACACACATATT CGCCCTCGGCGTGCCTTTCCCGTCCCACTTGGAGGCGGAGATCGCCTGTGCGTCCTTGGCCCCAGATCGCGAACCGCACGGAGGCATTGTGGAGAAGCAGCTCACCGTAACTGACAGCGTCCTGGCCGT cCGCTGGAGAGCTGAAAACTCTCGCCTCCTCCGAATTTCCATCATCAACTTTCTTGACCAGCTTTCCCTGGTGATTCGGACCATGCAGCGCTTCGGGCCCCCCGTTTCCCGCTAA
- the PLXNA3 gene encoding plexin-A3 yields MPAVCLLLLVLLAVGGALGSGRPFPAFSVTDTTLTHLAVHRVTGEVFVGAVNRVFKLAPNLTELRAHVTGPVEDNARCYPPPSMRVCAHRLAPVDNVNKLLLIDYAARRLVACGSIWQGICQFLRLDDLFKLGEPHHRKEHYLSGAQEPDSMAGVIVEQARGPSKLFVGTAVDGKSEYFPTLSSRKLISDEDGADMFSLVYQDEFVSSQIKIPSDTLSLYPAFDIYYIYGFVSASFVYFLTLQLDTQQTLLDTAGEKFFTSKIVRMCAGDSEFYSYVEFPIGCSWRGVEYRLVQSAHLAKPGLLLAQALGVPPDEDVLFTVFSQGQKNRASPPRQTVLCLFTLSNINAHIRRRIQSCYRGEGTLALPWLLNKELPCINTPMQINGNFCGLVLNQPLGGLHVIEGLPLLADSSDGMASVAAYTYRRHSVVFIGTRTGSLKKVRVDGSQYAHLYETVPVVDGSPILRDLLFSPDHRHIYLLSEKQVSQLPVETCEQYMSCAACLGSGDPHCGWCVLQHRCCREGACPGASTPHGFAEELSKCVQVRVRPNNVSVTSPGVQLTVAMRNVPDLSVGVSCTFEEVAESQAVLLPSGELQCPSPSLRELRALTRGHGATRTVRLQLLSKETGVKFAGVDFVFYNCSVLQSCMSCVGSPYPCHWCKYRHVCTSHPQECSFQEGRVHSPEGCPEILPGGDLLIPVGVMQPLTLRAKNLPQPQSGQKNYECVVRVQGRQQRVPAVRFNSSSVQCQNASYSYEGDEYGDTELDFSVVWDGDFAIDKPATFRALLYKCWARRPSCGLCLKADPRFNCGWCVSEHRCQLRAHCPAPKTNWMHPSQKGARCSHPRIAQIHPLMGPKEGGTRVTIVGENLGLSYRDVGLRVAGVRCNPIPSEYISAERIVCEMGESLVPSPPPGPAELCVGDCSADFRTQSEQLYSFVTPAFDRVSPGRGPASGGTRLTISGSSLDAGSRVTVTVRDGECQFVRRDAETIVCISPVSTLGPSQAPITLAIDRANISSPGVFYTYTQDPTVTRLEPTWSIINGSTAITVSGTHLLTVQEPRVRAKYRGIETTNTCQVINDTAMLCKAPGIFLGRPQPQAQGEHPDEFGFLLDHVQTARSLNRSSFTYYPDPSFEPLGPSGVLDVKPGSHVVLKGKNLIPAAAGSSRLNYTVLIGGQPCALTVSDTQLLCDSPSQTGRQPVMVLVGGLEFWLGTLHITAERALTLPAMVGLAVGGGLLLLAITAVLVAYKRKTQDADRTLKRLQLQMDNLESRVALECKEAFAELQTDINELTNHMDGVQIPFLDYRTYAVRVLFPGIEAHPVLKELDTPPNVEKALRLFGQLLHSRAFVLTFIHTLEAQSSFSMRDRGTVASLTMVVLHSRLDYATGLLKQLLADLIEKNLESKNHPKLLLRRTESVAEKMLTNWFTFLLHKFLKECAGEPLFLLYCAIKQQMEKGPIDAITGEARYSLSEDKLIRQQIDYKTLTLHCVFPESEGSTQVPVKVLNCDSVTQAKDKLLDAVYKGVPYSQRPKAEDMDLEWRQGRMARIILQDEDVTTKIECDWKRVNSLAHYQVTDGSLVALVPKQVCAYNMASSFTFTRSLSRYESLLRTASSPDSLRSRAPMITPDQETGTKLWHLVKNHDHADHREGDRGSKMVSEIYLTRLLATKGTLQKFVDDLFETVFSTAHRGSALPLAIKYMFDFLDEQADRRQISDPDVRHTWKSNCLPLRFWVNVIKNPQFVFDIHKNSITDACLSVVAQTFMDSCSTSEHRLGKDSPSNKLLYAKDIPNYKSWVERYYRDIAKMASISDQDMDAYLVEQSRLHASDFNILSALSELYFYVTKYRQEVLTALDRDASCRKHKLRQKLEQIISLVSGNS; encoded by the exons ATGCCTGCTGTCTGCCTCCTCCTGCTGGTCCTCCTTGCCGTGGGGGGGGCCCTGGGCAGCGGCaggcccttccctgccttctcGGTGACAGACACGACGCTCACCCACCTGGCTGTGCACCGGGTGACCGGGGAGGTGTTCGTGGGTGCGGTGAACCGCGTCTTCAAGCTGGCCCCCAATCTGACTGAGCTCCGGGCGCACGTCACGGGGCCTGTTGAGGACAATGCTCGCTGCTACCCACCTCCCAGCATGCGAGTGTGTGCCCACCGCCTAGCACCTGTCGACAACGTGAACAAGCTGCTGCTCATAGACTATGCGGCCCGCCGCCTGGTGGCCTGTGGCAGCATCTGGCAAGGCATCTGCCAGTTCTTGCGCCTGGACGACCTCTTCAAGCTGGGTGAGCCGCACCACCGCAAGGAGCACTACCTGTCAGGAGCCCAGGAGCCTGACTCCATGGCCGGCGTCATTGTGGAGCAGGCTCGGGGGCCCAGCAAGCTGTTCGTGGGCACGGCCGTGGACGGCAAGTCTGAGTACTTCCCCACCCTCAGCTCGCGCAAGCTCATCAGCGACGAGGACGGGGCCGACATGTTCAGTCTG GTGTACCAGGACGAATTCGTCTCCTCGCAGATCAAGATCCCCTCAGACACGCTGTCCCTGTACCCCGCCTTTGACATCTACTACATCTACGGCTTTGTGAGCGCCTCCTTCGTGTACTTCCTGACGCTGCAGCTGGACACCCAGCAGACACTGCTCGACACGGCGGGCGAGAAATTCTTCACGTCCAAGATCGTGCGCATGTGCGCTGGGGACTCGGAGTTCTACTCGTACGTGGAGTTCCCCATCGGCTGCTCCTGGCGAGGCGTGGAGTACCGCCTGGTGCAGAGCGCCCACCTGGCCAAGCCTGGCCTGCTGCTGGCCCAGGCCCTGGGCGTGCCGCCCGACGAGGACGTCCTCTTCACGGTCTTCTCTCAGGGCCAGAAGAACCGGGCCAGCCCACCGCGGCAGACCGTCCTCTGCCTCTTCACCCTCAGCAACATCAACGCCCACATCCGGCGCCGCATCCAGTCCTGCTACCGGGGGGAGGGCACACTGGCCCTGCCCTGGCTGCTGAACAAGGAGCTGCCCTGCATCAACACT CCCATGCAGATAAACGGAAACTTCTGCGGGCTGGTGTTGAACCAGCCACTGGGTGGCCTACACGTGATCGAGGGGCTGCCCCTGCTGGCTGACAGCAGCGACGGTATGGCCAGCGTGGCCGCCTACACCTACCGCCGGCACTCTGTGGTCTTCATTGGCACTCGTACCGGTAGTCTAAAGAAG GTCCGGGTTGACGGCTCGCAGTATGCCCACCTGTACGAGACGGTGCCCGTGGTGGATGGCAGCCCCATCCTTCGAGACCTGCTCTTCAGCCCTGACCACCGGCACATCTACCTCCTGAGTGAGAAGCAG GTGAGCCAGCTCCCGGTGGAGACGTGCGAGCAGTACATGAGCTGCGCGGCCTGCCTCGGCTCGGGGGACCCTCACTGCGGTTGGTGTGTGTTGCAGCACAG ATGCTGCCGTGAAGGAGCCTGTCCGGGTGCTTCCACCCCCCATGGCTTCGCCGAGGAGCTGAGCAAGTGTGTCCAGGTGCGGGTCCGGCCCAACAACGTTTCAGTGACGTCACCCGGGGTGCAG CTGACCGTGGCCATGCGCAACGTGCCGGACCTCAGCGTCGGCGTGAGCTGTACCTTTGAGGAGGTGGCGGAGAGTCAAGCCGTCCTGCTGCCCTCCGGGGAGCTGCAGTGCCCGTCGCCCTCCCTCCGGGAGCTGCGGGCTCTCACCAGGGGGCACG GGGCCACGCGCACTGTGCGGCTGCAGCTGCTGTCCAAGGAGACTGGCGTGAAGTTCGCCGGGGTCGACTTCGTTTTCTACAACTGCAGCGTACTCCAGTC GTGCATGTCCTGCGTCGGCAGCCCATACCCCTGCCACTGGTGTAAGTACCGCCACGTGTGCACCAGCCACCCCCAAGAGTGCTCCTTCCAGGAGGGCAGGGTCCACAGCCCTGAG GGTTGCCCTGAGATCCTGCCTGGCGGGGACCTCTTGATCCCAGTCGGTGTCATGCAGCCCCTTACCCTGCGGGCCAAGAACCTGCCGCAGCCGCAGTCGGGCCAGAAGAACTACGAGTGCGTGGTCCGGGTGCAGGGGCGGCAGCAACGGGTGCCGGCCGTGCGCTTTAACAGCAGCAGCGTGCAGTGCCAGAACGCGTCG TACTCCTACGAAGGCGACGAGTACGGTGACACCGAGCTGGACTTCTCCGTGGTCTGGGATGGCGATTTCGCCATCGACAAGCCTGCCACCTTCCGAG CTCTCTTGTACAAGTGCTGGGCACGGCGGCCCAGCTGCGGCCTCTGCCTCAAGGCTGACCCTCGCTTCAACTGCGGCTGGTGCGTCTCGGAGCACAGGTGCCAGCTGCGGGCCCACTGCCCGGCCCCCAAGACCAACTGGATGCACCCGAGCCAGAAGGGTGCCCGCTGCAGCCACCCTCGCATCGCCCAG ATCCACCCGCTCATGGGGCCCAAGGAGGGAGGCACTCGGGTCACCATCGTGGGTGAGAACCTGGGCCTCAGCTACCGGGACGTGGGCCTGCGGGTCGCAGGTGTGCGCTGCAACCCTATCCCCTCTGAGTACATCAGCGCCGAGAG GATCGTGTGTGAGATGGGGGAGTCGCTGGTGCCCAGCCCACCGCCGGGGCCCGCGGAGCTCTGTGTGGGCGACTGTTCCGCTGACTTCCGCACACAGTCCGAACAGCTCTACAGTTTCGTG ACGCCAGCGTTTGACCGCGTAAGTCCCGGTCGGGGCCCAGCTTCCGGGGGCACACGGCTCACCATCTCTGGGAGCTCTCTGGATGCCGGCAGCAGGGTCACAGTGACTGTGAGAGATGGCGAGTGCCAGTTCGTGAG GAGAGACGCCGAGACAATCGTGTGTATCTCGCCCGTGTCCACCCTGGGCCCCAGCCAGGCCCCCATCACTCTGGCCATCGACCGTGCCAACATTTCTAGTCCCGGCGTCTTCTACACCTACACCCAGGACCCTACGGTCACTCGCCTTGAGCCCACCTGGAGCATCATCAA tgGAAGCACTGCCATCACTGTGAGTGGGACCCACCTACTGACCGTCCAGGAGCCCCGGGTCCGGGCCAAGTACCGAGGCATCGAGACCACCAAC ACATGCCAGGTGATCAACGATACCGCCATGCTGTGTAAGGCCCCCGGCATCTTCCTGGGACGGCCCCAGCCACAGGCCCAGGGTGAACACCCTGATGAGTTTGGCTTCCTGCTGGATCATGTGCAGACGGCCCGCTCCCTCAACCGGTCCTCCTTCACCTACTACCCTGATCCCAGCTTCGAGCCACTGGGGCCCTCCGGTGTCCTGGATGTCAAGCCTGGCTCCCACGTAGTGTTGAAG GGCAAGAATCTGATCCCCGCAGCAGCTGGCAGCTCCCGCCTCAACTACACGGTGCTGATCGGGGGCCAGCCGTGTGCGCTCACTGTCTCCGACACGCAGCTCCTGTGCGACTCACCTAGCCAGACGGGCCGGCAGCCTGTCATG GTACTGGTAGGTGGCCTGGAGTTCTGGCTGGGTACCCTGCACATCACGGCTGAGCGGGCGCTGACTCTGCCGGCCATGGTGGGCCTGGCGGTGGGCGGCGGGCTCTTGCTGCTGGCCATCACCGCTGTGCTGGTCGCCTATAAGCGCAAGACTCAGGATGCAGACCGCACGCTCAAGCGGCTTCAGCTACAGATGGACAACTTGGAGTCCCGCGTGGCTCTGGAATGCAAGGAAG cctTTGCTGAGCTGCAGACGGATATCAATGAGCTGACCAACCACATGGACGGGGTGCAGATCCCTTTCCTGGACTACCGGACCTATGCCGTTCGCGTGCTCTTCCCGGGCATTGAGGCCCATCCGGTGCTCAAGGAGCTGGAT ACCCCCCCCAACGTCGAGAAGGCCCTGCGCCTCTTTGGACAGCTGCTGCACAGCCGCGCCTTCGTGCTCACCTTCATCCACACGCTGGAGGCCCAGAGCAGCTTTTCCATGCGCGACCGTGGTACCGTGGCCTCGCTCACCATGGTGGTCCTGCACAGCCGCCTCGATTACGCCACGGGGCTGCTCAAACAGCTGCTGGCGGACCTCATAGAGAAGAACCTGGAGAGCAAGAACCACCCCAAGCTGCTTCTGCGCAG GACCGAGTCGGTGGCTGAGAAGATGCTTACCAACTGGTTCACATTCCTGCTGCACAAGTTTCTGAAG GAGTGTGCTGGGGAGCCCCTGTTTCTGCTCTACTGCGCCATCAAGCAGCAGATGGAGAAGGGCCCCATCGATGCCATCACGGGCGAGGCCCGCTACTCCCTGAGTGAAGACAAGCTCATCCGGCAGCAGATCGACTACAAGACGCTG ACCCTGCACTGCGTGTTCCCGGAGAGCGAGGGCAGCACTCAGGTCCCAGTGAAGGTTCTGAACTGCGACAGTGTCACCCAAGCCAAAGATAAGCTGCTGGATGCTGTGTACAAGGGCGTCCCGTACTCGCAGCGCCCCAAAGCCGAAGACATGGACCTAG AATGGCGCCAGGGCCGTATGGCCCGAATCATCCTCCAGGATGAAGACGTCACCACGAAGATTGAGTGTGACTGGAAGAGGGTCAACTCATTGGCCCACTATCAG GTGACAGATGGCTCCTTGGTGGCACTGGTGCCCAAACAAGTGTGTGCCTATAACATGGCCAGCTCCTTTACCTTCACCCGCTCGCTCAGCCGCTACG AGAGCTTGCTGCGCACAGCCAGCAGCCCCGACAGCCTCCGTTCTCGGGCACCAATGATCACGCCTGACCAGGAGACTGGCACCAAGCTGTGGCACCTGGTGAAGAACCACGACCATGCTGACCACCGCGAGGGGGACCGCGGCAGCAAGATGGTCTCAGAGATCTACCTGACTCGACTCCTGGCCACCAAG GGCACGCTGCAGAAGTTTGTGGATGACCTCTTCGAGACCGTGTTCAGCACGGCTCACCGAGGTTCAGCCCTGCCCCTGGCCATCAAGTACATGTTCGATTTCCTGGATGAACAGGCCGACCGGCGCCAGATCAGCGACCCTGACGTGCGCCATACCTGGAAGAGCAACTG CCTGCCTCTGCGCTTCTGGGTAAACGTGATCAAGAACCCCCAGTTCGTGTTTGACATCCACAAGAACAGCATCACGGACGCCTGCCTGTCAGTGGTGGCCCAGACTTTCATGGACTCCTGCTCCACGTCTGAACATCGCCTGGGCAAGGACTCGCCGTCCAACAAGCTGCTCTACGCCAAGGACATCCCCAACTACAAGAGCTGGGTGGAGAG GTACTACCGGGACATTGCAAAGATGGCATCCATCAGCGACCAGGACATGGACGCCTACCTGGTGGAGCAGTCCCGTCTGCATGCCAGTGACTTCAACATCTTAAGTGCGCTCAGTGAACTCTATTTCTATGTCACCAAGTACCGCCAGGAG gtccTCACCGCTCTGGACCGAGACGCCTCCTGTCGGAAGCATAAGTTGCGGCAAAAACTGGAACAGATCATCAGCCTCGTGTCCGGCAACAGCTAA